aaatcaaaagagaggatttgtaaattataaCTCATGCCATATATATATGGGATCCCATATATACAGGTCACTTGATTGATTAGTTGTTGTTAAGGAAAAGAATAAAGTTTTGGGCTATCAAATTTTTCGAATGTGATATTGACTTTTACACCGTGTTCTGACAATATGCATGTGTTGTTGATCGATATATACGGCTACAATGGTTTACGTACAAACCACAATATCTATATACTAGTAGTAACTTATTATAGCGTCTAACTATGTAATTATCGCTACTTTGGTTTTTTTCGACTTGTCTGATGAAGCTTTGCATGTTTTTTCCACTAACAATGGTAGCTAGGACTTTATAGATTTTGCCACTAATTTtagcaaaaacttttttttttttttttttttcataatataatgCTTTTAGTTGAGAGAAAACGGCTAATgtctaaacaaaaacaaaaacggcTAATGATTGGTAGACACATCGATCATTCGTTGAGAGttttcaacaaaatattttagactatatatagtataatatggaaacaaaaaaaaatgcatacaTTTCCACAATTACCGTTAGTACTTAATAGTATGTAAATAGTGACAGATGATACATATTTGACGGCTCTGAtcgaataaaaaagaaacttgtactaacaaactttattaaaagacaagctaaaatgaaaaataaaaaataaaataaaaattctgcAAATGTTTTGAGGAAGACAACCTGGCTTCTGTGTTAAAAAAACCAGCAGGTCTGCCCTACTACAATTATAATtatctcattctttttttttaataaaggatttttttttgcgtgttaaaatttgaaaaaaatacaaacatcCAAAAAAATTCGAAAAGAGAGTATTTAGAAGCTTGTGCCAGAAATTCAagacccataaaaaaaaaattattcatacTTCATAGTATATTACATTATACATATGCAAATTCAGTCAAAATAAACCAAGAAATTACATTATACATATACTATTGAAAACCTTTCTATAGTAGTGTAAAATTGGGGAGAAATTTAAAATCCTTTTCTCACtctgatatttatttattatttagagagGAACGGtcaaagtttgtgttttttttttgttgtatagaaaataaaataagaatttttatttatcgAGAATTTTGTAGACTTCAAGAGAGGGAGGTTGAAGACAGCGAAGCAAATGGTTTTTATGCAGCGGACCCAACACAAAGATTAAATtggatatcacaaaacaaaacaacgcATAGTATATAAATACAGCGAAAAAGGTAAAATTGTtgggtcctctctctctcttctctcttctctctatagGGCCATTGTCGTCTCTCGTGGTCGTGGGTTCCCACTAGCAGCTTTCTTGTCTTCCTCCATTGGTTTCTCTccccttttcttttccttcaaaTCAACCAAAACAGAGGTTTTTTGCTCTTTCTCTATTGTTTCACTCTTTAGGTCcaaagttttcatctttttttttttttttttttttttttttttttNNNNNNNNNNNNGTGaatcgttttcttttgttgggaGTGgtaaagtttcagttttttttttccgtcttAGTTCAAGATTTTGGGTTAAAGAAAGccatagagatagagagagagaaagattgaaactttcatgtgaatttttagggtttgtgaattgaGGAAAAAGCAATCAGATGGCTCAACAGAGACAGTTTCAGATGGAAGGTAATCATAATAGTAGTGGTGGTACGAACGATACCAAGTTGACGAAAATCTTCGTGGGAGGATTAGCCTGGGAGACGCAGAGAGATACAATGAGGCGTTACTTTGAACAGTTTGGTGACATTGTTGAAGCTGTTGTCATTACTGACAAGAACACTGGAAGATCCAAAGGATATGGATttgtatgtttcttcttctttcttcttctacgtttttattgttaaagtttaccttttttttttttcttttttctaaggCGGTGGTTTTGATTTGATCAGGTGACGTTTAAGGAAGCTGAAGCAGCCATGAGAGCTTGTCAGAATATGAATCCTGTGATTGATGGAAGAAGAGCTAATTGCAACCTCGCTTGTCTTGGTGCTCAGAAACCTCGTCCTCCTACTTCTCCTagacatggtttttttttactctctctctctctctctctctttctctagaaTGCAATGGAAACTACTAGCTTAGGGTGATTGAAAAAATCTGATCTTTTGGATCTTGTTACTTGATTAACACGTGAAAGAGTCATGTGTTGATTAATAAAGAAACTTGATTTGCAGGAGCAGGGAGATTCAGATCGCCAGGATCAGGAGTAGGATTAGTTGCTCCTTCTCCTCAGTTTcgagcctcttcttcttcctctgcttttgtTCATcagcaccaacaacaacaacacactgGTCAATTCCCATTTCCTTACCCTGCTGCTTACGGGTAAGCGTAATCATCACATCAATAACAATCGTTTCTGGTTAATGTGTGTGGCAAGGCCCGAAACTAATGTTTTGTATATCTTCTTCTGCAGATTTGCTGGTTATTCTCAAGAGGGAATGTACCCAATGGTTAATTACTTTCATAGATCTCTCACAATGTAACTTCCATTTCACTGATAAAACTTTGAAGTTCTTATGTATGTGTTTTTGGTTTGCAGAACTACTACAATCATCATCTCTATGGAGGACAGCAGTTTTCACCATATGTGGGACATCCATCATCAGGATCAACAGGAATGTACCATGGCTATTATCCATTCTATGCTCAATACAATGCAGCACAAAGTAGCAATCAAGCTCAAGCTCAAGCTCAACATCATCAAGGTTCCAGCTTTCAATACACtgctccacctcctcctcctctgctgCAATATCCTTACTTGCCTCACCAGCAACACTTTAGTTCTCAGCAGCAATTCAGCTCTCAGCAGCAGCCTCCGCCTCCAGTCCTCTCCCTCCCAACCT
The sequence above is drawn from the Camelina sativa cultivar DH55 chromosome 4, Cs, whole genome shotgun sequence genome and encodes:
- the LOC104783263 gene encoding probable RNA-binding protein ARP1 — translated: MAQQRQFQMEGNHNSSGGTNDTKLTKIFVGGLAWETQRDTMRRYFEQFGDIVEAVVITDKNTGRSKGYGFVTFKEAEAAMRACQNMNPVIDGRRANCNLACLGAQKPRPPTSPRHGAGRFRSPGSGVGLVAPSPQFRASSSSSAFVHQHQQQQHTGQFPFPYPAAYGFAGYSQEGMYPMNYYNHHLYGGQQFSPYVGHPSSGSTGMYHGYYPFYAQYNAAQSSNQAQAQAQHHQGSSFQYTAPPPPPLLQYPYLPHQQHFSSQQQFSSQQQPPPPVLSLPTSLALSLPSSSSPSSTTSTSAATTAATKTVVITTATKNAAAAAETSSTKDGHEAVTTSTIKIED